The sequence below is a genomic window from Uranotaenia lowii strain MFRU-FL chromosome 2, ASM2978415v1, whole genome shotgun sequence.
cacctcggtggcttccctcaactttgagtttgactgggcaatagcaaaactaagttctgataggcatactcaatactaagttcgacagccgaactcgaatttatccttttttttcgagggtagcttattttcagggaattgaaggatgatttaaatttgttgtacccggatgttgctgttccggtacattgcattgcaattacagagcggtggaaagtttttaCATTAacgtcaaagaaaacttccggatgttacttcccacgggaagtaaacaacatccggaagtttccggacattccaagccgctcaccatatgatgtcaatgacggacagaattttacgctgacacggtgaacatgcatttcattatgaagttctttcatagtcttccggtaattgttgctgttccggttcggactgaactcgctaagtgttttcagtccaacaaagagagttcaatttttagttcataaggtcgaactcagctttgatccctcgccgaaggaaaaaaagggatcaattttgagttcgcagtacgaactccgttttgatccatcgcaaggaggaaaaatggtacttaactttaagttcatagaatcgaactatgttttgaacctcggtcatacttaattttgagttaaaaaaaaagagcgtgtagtCATTAAGTTcttatactgtatttgttttctccactcgtggagtgttccaccgtacccgataaaaacaaacacaaatcctcgccagtgtattgctacctcgctcactcacatgctctctcgcaacactggcaaaattatcggtgggccaccgtccgtaagcagaactccgacaggtcaaaaccagtgcaacaccgtccgaataaacaaacagttgtAACAGGAGGTTTCTTATGGTCGTCGCcacaataaaaaaacgaaaacattaattaaatttaacaattgGCCACTTTTATCTTCACCCACCCAAGCTCCCGACTATTCtggttaattttgttttggagtgtGATTTTTTGCACGTCGTTCAACTTACGGTTCTTGTTCGACGGGCACCTTCCTGGGAACCATGCATGGTCCCACTGTCGGCTTCGTACCTGCCTCCGAAACACTCGACGGCCAGGCCATGCTGCTgctggagttgttgttgttctgctgCTGGTGCAAAACTTCCCAAGTAGCCGGAGGTGTGGCTGGTGTTTCACCGATGGCGAGCACCACATGGCAGCGCCGGACGTTGTTTTCGTTCTGCTGCTGGCGTTGTTGCTGTTCTGCTGCTGGTGCAGCACGGAGCAGTCCGAGGTGTGGTTGATATTGCCTCGATGCTGACGCATAACATTGCCGTGCGGATGTTGTTGCTGGAGTTGATGTTGTTCTGCTGCTGGCGCCGCCCGGAGCAGTCGGAGGTGTCGCTTGCATCACACCGATGGAGACGCACGACATTGCCGTGCCGAATGTTGTTGCTGGAATTGTTGATTTCCATGGGCCGACATCTCACGGCACTGTACTGCCTCCGAAGTCGGCGATGATGGAGTGGCCATCTGTGCCACGATCGCCGCTTCTGTCCTCCGTGGGGATGTGGAGCAGAAGCCCCGAACCTTCTCCAGACCCGCAGGCCCAAAAGCCTCCGCACTCGCTCGAGCACCACACTTTTTCTTTCCAATTCTTCTCCAAAACTGACGTCCGGAAATATTGATGACAGTACCTGACAGcaccagttttttttcgttttttgggaACTATGGGCTGTcgggttttttcaaaaataagttcgatacagtgggccaaatctggtcgaacaagttggtttatttttgattagGGTTGGGTTTTTTAACTgcatttttgctcaaatcacaccataataaaagttctaaaaatcaactgtaacacagtttgacagcacctagtggtgcaccagtgcaacactcggcataaacaaatacggtattagtatAACTTGAAGGTTCCCGTAAATTAAttacactgaaaatcgaaaatacccaaacttgagaactgccacccgccaaaccaaagttcaagattgacaacttaagtttgtgaaaaaatcacagcttgccaatagagtatttcctgagacagactgtggtagggtagctttttgtttttgttttgaaaaaatgtaaacacctactggtcgccattttgatctttgatgataagcactgttcaatgctttcttttaaaaacttctttaattaaaagcatCAACAAACTTCCTTGTCTTAAATTGTTATGAGTTtacaaatcattaaataaagaatttatacgCTCCTCACCAAGGTGtgcttgcaaaaccactacaattgcattgccaatttcATATCGTCACTATCTGGTTAATGAACatacgtaatgttgttgttatgcttaccctaccacgatatgccgagaaaatgtaaacatgagaaatcagctgttcgtctgacaagtggggaaatgccttatacgccaaacttgtccttcaagcgaagaactgtttttttggggggtttttgttgtaagcgcatcttattctgttacctccatcgtggcagattaTTGAAGAGGCTTTTCGTGGGCGATGCCacatgaataaaaatgatgGCTACAAAGGATTATGGCAAGACACACCCACACTTCCCCAAACCAGCGTGTACTCACCGCATTTTCGCCGAATGGATCCCACTGTACGGCACCTCGCCTGCCCGGCATGCGTCCGCCGCCTTTCGACCGAGCGCCGATCGGGTGGCACCTCGTGCCTCTTCCGCTattcggccgccctacgcctggggccgatgggtggcgctgttgctgctggtcggccgccctacgcctgggaccgattggtggcgctgttgctgctggtcggccgccctacgcctggggccgattggtggcgctgttgctgttgctttcCCTTGTGGACCCTCTCTGCCGGAAGACCTCCACTTTTCTTCACGGCAGAGTCCCGGGGCCTCCGAGTTTTGTTGTGCTGCTCGGCGATTCGGAGTGCCGATTGGCAGCACTGCGGGAACTGTGGCCCTACGCCTGTGGCGCCTCCTGGGGTCTACCAGGGGGCTGCTGGTCTTGGTTGATTCGTGCCTCCGTCCTACACTTGTGGCGCCTCCTGGGGTCTACCAGGGGGCTGCTGGTCTTGGTTGATTCGTGCCTCCGTCCTACACTTGTGGCGCCTCCTGGGGTCTACCAGGGGGCTGCTGcttttcgttgatttgttcctaCACTTGTGGCGCCTCCTGGGGTCTACCAGGGGGCTGCTGATTTTCTTCGGCTCGCCCGAGATTGCCGCGCCGGAAGGCAGTTGAGGTGAGGGGGGAAAAAAGAGCCCTGAGGAAGCAAAACGTGTCAATGGTTTGTCGGCGTATTCTTTCACGTGATACTTACACACGTGGATGTGTGGCTCTGTCTCGCTCTTCCGACTGATGCCTTTGCCTACCGACGATTTGGATTCGTGGCCTGCCGTGGAGAAGAGCGTTGTTATTCTTTCGGAAAGTTTGCTTTAGAAGTTGGTCGCTTACCTTGTAAGTGCTAGGGTTCGCACCGTCTTCTCACTAGCTCCTTTTGTAGGCGGATTTTGTGGCGAGGAAATGTTGATATTATTGGCTCCTCGAGCCTTCACTTCAGCCGTCTTTACCAGCCGAGATACCGGTTCCGAGCCTCCTTTCTTTGGCCTTCGCCAGACCACGTTTTGGAACGGTTTCCTGACCGATGGGGAAAAGAACTTAAGTTCAAAGTGCTCGGTGCACTACCGGAaagttttttacctgcttttcCACGGCAAATCCTGGAGCACGCGGTTTGCGTGTTGCTGGATGCTCCAACGGCTCTCCGGATATCCAAAAAGGCACTTTTTGCGGTCCAATTTGGTGCTCGCACACTGCCGCGTCTATTTGCGCCGGCACTTCTATACAAAATGGCGTTTCTTTTTTCCACGTCGAATTTTGACATGTTCGGCTGCACGCTTTATTTGCTTTCCTCACTCTTGGGTGCTCTTAACACAAAATCTCACGCTTGGCACATTTAAACCAATTTTGGTTTAATAATAACAACACGCTGATTTTTACTCAGTATGGGGATGGGTTTTAATGTGTTCATTTTGCCAATCGCTCGTATCGTAAACTATTTTAGGACTAATAACTTAAGTGTAAATTTCAATGCAACACAACATTGCTGCtttggtagaatttttcatggatcatgacaaggatccatgaaaaattcataatcacgcCACTAGGAGTTCGAAGGAGATAATAAAATCGACGCTATTCCGAGAAAACCTCGTACTGATGTCACCCTGCAGTGGTGATTATCTTGAAAGACTAAATACAGAAAGATAAACTAGATCTCTACGCCAACGATTCTTGGCAAAACCCAAATACAAAATCTAAGCCAACAATTATGGCAAATGTTGTCGATGTTTACCAGTATGTCTGGAAAAAGAAACTCCTTCGAATCCTTAAAACAATCTACTTAATAAGATCCACCTCAGCAGCATACGgaaatccaaaatcaaatggtTATTGATAGCGATAATAACCTAGATCTTACAAATAGAACTTAACAAACGAAATTTAGGTGGGAACTTAACTGGTTTATACTAAAAGCGACAGAAGTCTAAGGAAAAGAGGGATTTAATCCTCTTAATTACCAAGGGCCCGGAATAGAGGTTataccgcgcctccagatcgcgttcctTTTGATATTTCCTTGGCAACCCCTGTAATGGGGAAAAACTAGGCTTTCGGTTGCccataataatgaaaaaacgtaaaatttagctcatcgtgttttaatttttggcaacAAATTTACCCAACCTTCCTCTCACAATTTATGGTTCGAATACGGCAAGAAATCGACTTACAGCTTTCTCCGGCATCGGCGCGTTCCGGTTCATGACGGTGGAGGTCCAAATCGCAATTTTATCCATCTTCTGGCGAATGTTCACGACGGCACCGCAAATTTCTTCAGGATTATCGACAACCTTGCCGATCAGCCACAATGTCATATCCAGCCAATGTTTGTCCAATTCGTGGCGCTGCTGCCGGAGCACGTTGATCACCCACCGGCTGCCGCGGAAATTCTTCTCGTCTTCCCACATGTTCTTATCCGGTTCCTGATACCCGAGCGTCCACTGGAATTGCAGCGGATTCTTGATGATGCGATCCGGATCGACGATGCCGTACTGCTTGGTATGATTTTGCTCGGCGCTCTCCGGTCGTCGCTCAACCTCCTCATCGGTTTCGCCAGCCATGATTGCCCATCGGCTTAGCTCGAGAAGTGTCTCCCCAGACATGTTGATAGAGACAGGGGACAGGGAAATTTGCTTCTCGGGGGCTTTTCACTGGAAATCCGCTACACTTCCATCGAACTCTGCAATAACCGGTTGCCGTTCGCTACTTTACCGCACAATTTCTCACTGGTAGCGCTCTCAATCCTCCTTTAGCCAGAAAATCACTCCTTTTTGTGGCAGCTTAGACCGACGTCatctccctttttttttttttttttccacaggttCCACGTCACCTGACGCACACTTTTCcgcaaactttttgtttttgtttttcagttttgcGGGAGCTGTGGGCTGTCgggtttatttaaaataaactcgaTACAGTGGGCCAAATCTGGTCGAACAAAGTCactcttaatttgtttttgattagggttgggttttttctaacaaaatgtTGCCAATTTTTTGCTCGAATCATATCGAATTATAGTCaactcaaacatttaaaaaaccaaatgtaACACAACATTGCTGCTTTGGTAGAAATTTTCATGGGTTGTAACAGcaatccatgaaaatttcataaccacGCCACAAGGAGTTCGAAGGAAAGAAATGATCGACTACATTCCGAGCATACCTCGGAAGCGTAACACCTACTGCAGAGGTGTCTAAAACTTAATACataaatacataatacataaacaCATCATAATAAACTCAAAGCCAACGAATCTTGGCAAAAATATCTTAACGCCATCGAATTATGGCAAAGATTATATTAAAACTAAAGACGAAACTCAACGCCAACATATCTTGGCAAATGATGTCGATCTATACCAGCAAACCTGGCAAAAATTTCCTCGAATCCTGAACCAAACGACTGAAAAACTTTCACCCAAGCAGCAAACAAGCAACTAAAATCATGTAGCCATTGAAGAAAATAATGACTGTGATTTTACATTGAGGACTGAACAGAAGCAACAGATGTCTTGGGTAAAGAAGGATTTAGTCTTCTTAATTACCAAGGGCCCGGAATAGAGGTTataccgcgcctccagatcgcgttcctTTTGATGTTTCCTTGACAACCCCCTTAACATCTGTGCACGaatgaattaaatatgaaaGGTAGTATCGAAGGAGCAATACGATACTTCTAAAGATACAACGATATGATATGATTTACTAATGAGCAATAATGAAATAATCACAAGTATAATTATCGAAttcttacaaaaataataattgtagCTGGACGCTAAGTCCTTAAAATGTGCTCGAACAAATAATCAAAAGTGGTTCGAtttagttgggcgccatttgTAATGGGGAAAAACTAGGCTTTCGGTTGCccataataatgaaaaaacgtaaaatttagctcatcgtgttttaatttttggcaacAAATTTACCCAACCTTCCTCTCACAATTTATTGTTCGAATACGGCAAGAAATCGACTTACAGCTTTCTCCGGCATCGGCGCGTTCCGGTTCATGACGGTGGAGGTCCAAATCGCAATTTTATCCATCTTCTGGCGAATGTTCACGACGGCACCGCAAATTTCTTCAGGATTATCGACAACCTTGCCGATCAGCCACAATGTCATATCCAGCCAATGTTTGTCCAATTCGTGGCGCTGCTGCCGGAGCACGTTGATCACCCACCGGCTGCCGCGGAAATTCTTCTCGTCTTCCCACATGTTCTTATCCGGTTCCTGATACCCGAGCGTCCACTGGAATTGCAGCGGATTCTTGATGATGCGATCCGGATCGACGATGCCGTACTGCTTGGTATGATTTTGCTCGGCGCTCTCCGGTCGTCGCTCAACCTCCTCATCGGTTTCGCCAGCCATGATTGCCCATCGGCTTAGCTCGAGAAGTGTCTCCCCAGACATGTTGATAGAGACAGAGGACAGGGAAATTTGCTTCTCGGGGGCTTTTCACTGGAAATCCGCTACACTTCCATCGAACTCTGCAATAACCGGTTGCCGTTCGCTACTTTACCGCACAATTTCTCACTGGTAGCGCTCTCAATCCTCCTTTAGCCAGAAAATCACTCCTTTTTGTGGCAGCTTAGACCGACGTCatctccctttttttttttttttttccacaggttCCACGTCACCTGACGCACACTTTTCcgcaaactttttgtttttgtttttcagttttgcGGGAGCTGTGGGCTGTCgggtttatttaaaataaactcgaTACAGTGGGCCAAATCTGGTCGAACAAAGTCactcttaatttgtttttgattagggttgggttttttctaacaaaatgtTGCCAATTTTTTGCTCGAATCATATCGAATTATAGTCaactcaaacatttaaaaaaccaaatgtaACACCCCCTTGACAACTGTGCATGATCCATTATGTATCATTTTGTGAGGTTGGTGATTTGTGGTCAAGTCTGAATCGGACAGTTGAACTGTCGACACCATTTCAGGCGAGGGTAATTTGTGGTTCCGCTGCGCGTATTTTGGGGTGTGGACCATGGTAGATGGTGTTCTCATAGCTTGTGGTTTTGACAAAGTTGGTAGATAACTTTTGAGAATTTCGTCTTGATCGGGAGGTCGTAATCGGAAGTTGACATGGTTGGTTGAAGATATTCTTGATCGGGaagtcttaatcgggagttgACATGGTTGATTGAAGATGGTCTTGATCTGGTAGTCTTGATCGGGTAGTCTTAATCAGGTAGTCTTAATCGGGAGGTCTTAATCGGGAGTTCCTTGTGGATGTATTTGTTCGGTTTTCTTATTTCTGGGAAGCCTGGTCAGCTATGGTCCTCCGGACTAGGAGAAAGTCAGCAGGAATCTTGCAACCTCTTTCAAGCTACCCTGGGCGTTGTCCTGATTCGTCCTGTTGATACTGTGCTGAATAAGCAGGGTTCGTGTTAGCGGGACAAAATCGGatattgctgctgctgcgaatGAGCTCCCTCAGACGGGCCCTTCTTCCGGAGTCGTCGAGCAAAGCAGATGGTTGTGGTGCTGACGATGAACGTGTTTTTCGCATCGGCGATGCTTTTGTTGGCAACCTTGGGTAGCGGACATAGCTAGACTTGTTACTGTACTCACGAGGAGGTAGATAAGAGATATTGCTCACTGCGTTTTCCAGATGCAAGATTTTTCCCGATCGGCCTAACGGTATTTCCTGCGCTGTTGCGCTTGGTTGACAGGCTTTGGCTGTGGTCATAGCTGAAGGGTTTTTGTATTGATTCGGAGATTT
It includes:
- the LOC129741106 gene encoding eukaryotic translation initiation factor 4E-like, with protein sequence MAGETDEEVERRPESAEQNHTKQYGIVDPDRIIKNPLQFQWTLGYQEPDKNMWEDEKNFRGSRWVINVLRQQRHELDKHWLDMTLWLIGKVVDNPEEICGAVVNIRQKMDKIAIWTSTVMNRNAPMPEKAVSRFLAVFEQ
- the LOC129741105 gene encoding uncharacterized protein LOC129741105 — encoded protein: MAGETDEEVERRPESAEQNHTKQYGIVDPDRIIKNPLQFQWTLGYQEPDKNMWEDEKNFRGSRWVINVLRQQRHELDKHWLDMTLWLIGKVVDNPEEICGAVVNIRQKMDKIAIWTSTVMNRNAPMPEKATRQCASTKLDRKKCLFGYPESRWSIQQHANRVLQDLPWKSRKPFQNVVWRRPKKGGSEPVSRLVKTAEVKARGANNINISSPQNPPTKGASEKTVRTLALTRPRIQIVGRQRHQSEERDRATHPRVALFSPLTSTAFRRGNLGRAEENQQPPGRPQEAPQV